The following proteins are co-located in the Theropithecus gelada isolate Dixy chromosome 19, Tgel_1.0, whole genome shotgun sequence genome:
- the YJEFN3 gene encoding yjeF N-terminal domain-containing protein 3 isoform X2, whose amino-acid sequence MSSAAGPDPSEAPEERRFLSTAEAAALERELLEDYRFGRQQLVELCGHASAVAVTKAFPLPALSRKQRTVLVVCGPEQNGAVGLVCARHLRVFEYEPTIFYPMRSLDLLHRDLTTQCEKMDIPFLSYLPTEVQLINEAYGLVVDAVLGPGVEPGEVGGPCTRALATLKLLSIPLVSLDIPSGWDAETGSDAEDGLRPDVLVSLAAPKRCAGRFSGRHHFVAGRFVPDDVRRKFALRLPGYTGTDCVAAL is encoded by the exons CACCGCGGAGGCAGCCGCCCTGGAGCGGGAGCTGCTGGAGGATTATCGCTTTGGGCGGCAGCAGCTCGTGGAGCTGTGCGGTCATGCTAGTGCTGTGGCTGTGACCAAG GCGTTCCCGTTGCCCGCTCTCTCCCGGAAGCAGAGGACGGTGCTGGTCGTGTGTGGCCCGGAACAGAACGGGGCAGTGGGGCTGGTCTGTGCCCGTCACCTGCGGGTGTTT GAGTACGAACCCACCATCTTCTACCCCATGCGCTCGCTGGACCTGCTGCATCGGGACCTGACCACCCAGTGTGAGAAGATGGACATCCCCTTCCTGAGCTACCTGCCCACTGAG GTGCAGCTCATTAACGAAGCCTACGGGCTGGTGGTGGACGCCGTGCTGGGCCCCGGCGTGGAGCCGGGCGAGGTCGGGGGCCCCTGCACTCGCGCGCTGGCCACGCTCAAGCTGCTGTCTATCCCCCTCGTGAGCCTGGACATCCCCTCAG GCTGGGACGCAGAGACCGGCAGCGATGCGGAGGACGGGCTGCGGCCTGACGTGCTGGTGTCTCTCGCCGCGCCCAAGCGCTGCGCCGGCCGCTTCTCTGGGCGCCACCACTTCGTGGCCGGCAGGTTCGTGCCCGACGACGTGCGCCGCAAGTTCGCCCTGCGCCTGCCAGGATACACAGGCACCGACTGCGTCGCGGCACTGTGA